A region of Ursus arctos isolate Adak ecotype North America unplaced genomic scaffold, UrsArc2.0 scaffold_31, whole genome shotgun sequence DNA encodes the following proteins:
- the LOC125283564 gene encoding DLA class I histocompatibility antigen, A9/A9 alpha chain isoform X2, with protein sequence MQVVMTRTLVLLLSGALAVTETWAGSHSLRYFYTSVSRPGRGEPRFWEVGYVDDTQFVRFDSDSASQRYEPRAPWVEQEGPEYWDRNTRNAKGSAQTFRVGLNNLRGYYNQSEAGSHSFQWMYGCDVEPDGRLLRGYEQFAYDGADYIALNEDLRSWTAADTAAQITRRKWEAAGAAEHLRNYLEGTCVEWLRRYLENGKETLQRAETPNTHVTRHPISDQRVTLRCWALGFYPAEITLTWQQDGEDLTQDTELVETRPAGDGTFQKWAAVVVPSGEEQRYTCHVQHEGLPEPLTVRWEPPPQPTITVPITWIITGLVLLMVTVVIGAVIWRRKRSGGKGPSYSHAARDDSAQGSDVSLTVPKV encoded by the exons ATGCAGGTCGTGATGACCCGAACCCTCGTCCTGCTGCTGTCGGGGGCCCTGGCCGTGACCGAGACATGGGCGG GCTCGCACTCCCTGAGGTATTTCTACACCTCCGTGTCCCGGCCCGGCCGCGGGGAGCCCCGCTTCTGGGAAGTCGGCTACGTGGACGACACGCAGTTCGTGCGGTTCGACAGCGACTCTGCCAGTCAGAGGTACGAGCCGCGGGCGCCGTGGGTGGAGCAGGAGGGGCCCGAGTATTGGGACCGGAACACGCGGAATGCCAAGGGCAGCGCACAGACTTTCCGAGTGGGCCTGAACAACCTGCGGGGCTACTACAACCAGAGCGAGGCCG GCTCTCACAGCTTCCAGTGGATGTACGGCTGCGACGTGGAGCCCGACGGGCGCCTCCTCCGCGGTTATGAGCAGTTCGCCTACGACGGCGCGGATTACATCGCCCTGAACGAGGACCTGCGCTCCTGGACCGCGGCGGACACGGCGGCGCAGATCACCCGGCGCAAGTGGGAGGCGGCCGGTGCGGCAGAGCACCTCAGGAACTACCTGGAGGGCACGTGCGTGGAGTGGCTCCGCAGGTACCTGGAGAACGGGAAGGAGACACTGCAACGTGCAG AAACCCCCAACACACATGTGACCCGCCATCCCATCTCTGACCAAAGGGTCACCCTGaggtgctgggccctgggcttcTACCCTGCGGAGATCACCCTGACCTGGCAGCAGGATGGGGAGGACCTGACCCAGGACACGGAGCTTGTGGAGACCAGGCCTGCAGGAGATGGGACCTTCCAGAAGTGGGCGGCTGTGGTGGTGCCTtctggagaggagcagagataCACGTGCCATGTGCAGCATGAGGGGCTGCCCGAGCCCCTCACAGTGAGATGGG AGCCGCCTCCTCAGCCCACCATCACCGTCCCCATCACGTGGATCATCACTGGTCTGGTTCTCCTTATGGTCACTGTGGTGATTGGAGCTGTGATCTGGAGGAGGAAGCGCTCAG GAGGAAAAGGACCGAGTTACTCTCACGCTGCAC GCGATGACAGTGCCCAGGGCTCTGATGTGTCTCTTACGGTTCCTAAAG TATGA
- the LOC125283564 gene encoding DLA class I histocompatibility antigen, A9/A9 alpha chain isoform X1: protein MQVVMTRTLVLLLSGALAVTETWAAASTCAPGPRGGRRVGRGLSPSAPAGSHSLRYFYTSVSRPGRGEPRFWEVGYVDDTQFVRFDSDSASQRYEPRAPWVEQEGPEYWDRNTRNAKGSAQTFRVGLNNLRGYYNQSEAGSHSFQWMYGCDVEPDGRLLRGYEQFAYDGADYIALNEDLRSWTAADTAAQITRRKWEAAGAAEHLRNYLEGTCVEWLRRYLENGKETLQRAETPNTHVTRHPISDQRVTLRCWALGFYPAEITLTWQQDGEDLTQDTELVETRPAGDGTFQKWAAVVVPSGEEQRYTCHVQHEGLPEPLTVRWEPPPQPTITVPITWIITGLVLLMVTVVIGAVIWRRKRSGGKGPSYSHAARDDSAQGSDVSLTVPKV from the exons ATGCAGGTCGTGATGACCCGAACCCTCGTCCTGCTGCTGTCGGGGGCCCTGGCCGTGACCGAGACATGGGCGG ccgCCTCCACCTGCGCCCCCGGGCCCCGCGGCGGGAGGAGGGTCGGGCGGGGTCTCAGCCCCTCCGCGCCCGCAGGCTCGCACTCCCTGAGGTATTTCTACACCTCCGTGTCCCGGCCCGGCCGCGGGGAGCCCCGCTTCTGGGAAGTCGGCTACGTGGACGACACGCAGTTCGTGCGGTTCGACAGCGACTCTGCCAGTCAGAGGTACGAGCCGCGGGCGCCGTGGGTGGAGCAGGAGGGGCCCGAGTATTGGGACCGGAACACGCGGAATGCCAAGGGCAGCGCACAGACTTTCCGAGTGGGCCTGAACAACCTGCGGGGCTACTACAACCAGAGCGAGGCCG GCTCTCACAGCTTCCAGTGGATGTACGGCTGCGACGTGGAGCCCGACGGGCGCCTCCTCCGCGGTTATGAGCAGTTCGCCTACGACGGCGCGGATTACATCGCCCTGAACGAGGACCTGCGCTCCTGGACCGCGGCGGACACGGCGGCGCAGATCACCCGGCGCAAGTGGGAGGCGGCCGGTGCGGCAGAGCACCTCAGGAACTACCTGGAGGGCACGTGCGTGGAGTGGCTCCGCAGGTACCTGGAGAACGGGAAGGAGACACTGCAACGTGCAG AAACCCCCAACACACATGTGACCCGCCATCCCATCTCTGACCAAAGGGTCACCCTGaggtgctgggccctgggcttcTACCCTGCGGAGATCACCCTGACCTGGCAGCAGGATGGGGAGGACCTGACCCAGGACACGGAGCTTGTGGAGACCAGGCCTGCAGGAGATGGGACCTTCCAGAAGTGGGCGGCTGTGGTGGTGCCTtctggagaggagcagagataCACGTGCCATGTGCAGCATGAGGGGCTGCCCGAGCCCCTCACAGTGAGATGGG AGCCGCCTCCTCAGCCCACCATCACCGTCCCCATCACGTGGATCATCACTGGTCTGGTTCTCCTTATGGTCACTGTGGTGATTGGAGCTGTGATCTGGAGGAGGAAGCGCTCAG GAGGAAAAGGACCGAGTTACTCTCACGCTGCAC GCGATGACAGTGCCCAGGGCTCTGATGTGTCTCTTACGGTTCCTAAAG TATGA